A region of Candidatus Sysuiplasma acidicola DNA encodes the following proteins:
- a CDS encoding YdcF family protein, producing the protein MFTVVVVLGCRPDGDRPTPEMVKRVRCGVEAAKGTAKERYVLMFSGGRTAGTFSEASVMHRVYEEMFPDAAIPSVLENRSLDTIGNAFFCSSLLEGLEYDNVIVVTSPYHINRSRYLFSFMLGHKVSYRTFGRVPADYTKEERKSLQMAREMMKGIKRGDLEAIWKRMSDVHPLYSADV; encoded by the coding sequence ATGTTCACCGTAGTGGTAGTTTTAGGATGCAGGCCGGATGGAGACAGACCAACGCCTGAGATGGTAAAGCGCGTCAGATGCGGAGTGGAGGCGGCAAAAGGAACGGCGAAGGAGAGGTACGTGCTCATGTTCTCCGGAGGAAGGACGGCGGGAACGTTCAGCGAAGCTTCAGTGATGCACCGTGTCTATGAGGAAATGTTCCCGGATGCTGCCATACCTTCTGTACTCGAAAACAGGAGTCTTGACACAATCGGCAATGCATTCTTCTGCTCGTCTCTGCTCGAAGGGTTGGAATACGACAATGTGATCGTTGTAACCAGCCCGTATCACATCAACAGATCCAGGTACCTGTTTTCATTCATGCTCGGCCATAAAGTTTCGTACAGAACGTTCGGACGCGTTCCGGCCGATTACACGAAAGAGGAGCGAAAGAGCCTGCAGATGGCCAGAGAGATGATGAAGGGCATAAAGAGAGGAGATCTTGAAGCAATATGGAAGAGGATGTCGGATGTTCATCCTCTTTATTCGGCTGATGTGTAG